Proteins encoded within one genomic window of Formosa agariphila KMM 3901:
- a CDS encoding TlpA family protein disulfide reductase, translating to MKHLYLIILLSVCFTACKKDAKHGNESCAFLGGEIINPSNRFVVITQDNNVIDTVNLDQENRFLFKINPVNSGLYTFSHGGEIQMIFLEPNDSIIFRLNNLDFDESLVFTGRGAKENNYLMKMFLQNEEINPVILRYSQASPKVFKHKVDSIKAVFQEDLDDFTAKYKTSERFNHIAQANIDYNFYAQKELYPFTYYGNNELKNLQSLPKDFYNYRANIDYNDEDLKDYFPYFTFLKYHFNNIALQKHFSHSNDSIFNNKSLDYNLDKIQLIDSLVSNDSIKNSLLNFAALRYINSSNRIEDYTPYLESYLEKSTSVKYNNQIESLIKSIKKLSPGNKLPNTLVLNNKNEELYLSDFIKRPTAIYFWSFSFKKHFLDSHQKAHELMKKYPEVDFIAMNIDKGENEWINYLNQYQYPLKNEYHFKNPELSRQMLALNSINRVMLLNKDLTIVNSNTNMFSKDFEEQLLGMINQ from the coding sequence ATGAAGCACCTTTACTTAATCATTTTACTTTCAGTATGTTTTACAGCCTGTAAAAAGGATGCTAAACACGGCAACGAATCTTGTGCGTTTCTTGGTGGGGAAATTATAAACCCCAGTAATCGATTTGTTGTAATTACTCAAGACAACAATGTTATTGACACTGTAAACCTAGATCAAGAAAACAGGTTTTTATTTAAAATTAATCCTGTAAACTCAGGTTTATACACCTTTTCACATGGTGGAGAAATACAGATGATTTTTCTTGAACCTAACGACAGCATTATATTCCGATTAAATAATTTAGACTTCGATGAATCGCTTGTTTTTACAGGCCGTGGTGCCAAAGAAAACAACTATTTAATGAAGATGTTTTTACAAAACGAGGAAATTAATCCTGTGATTTTAAGATACAGTCAAGCCTCTCCGAAGGTTTTTAAGCATAAAGTAGATTCTATTAAAGCTGTTTTTCAAGAGGATTTAGACGACTTTACAGCTAAATACAAAACTTCTGAACGTTTTAACCATATTGCACAAGCGAATATAGATTATAATTTTTACGCTCAAAAAGAGCTTTACCCTTTTACATATTACGGTAATAACGAATTAAAAAACTTGCAATCGTTACCAAAGGACTTTTACAATTACCGTGCTAATATTGATTATAACGATGAAGATTTAAAAGATTATTTTCCATACTTCACGTTTTTAAAATATCATTTTAACAACATCGCCCTACAGAAACACTTTAGTCATTCTAACGATAGTATATTCAACAATAAGTCTTTAGATTATAACTTAGATAAAATCCAGTTAATTGACAGTTTAGTTTCAAATGACTCTATAAAAAACTCATTGTTAAACTTTGCTGCTTTAAGATATATAAACTCTTCTAATCGCATTGAAGATTATACGCCATATCTAGAATCTTATTTAGAAAAAAGCACATCTGTAAAGTACAATAACCAAATAGAAAGCTTAATTAAATCTATAAAAAAACTGAGTCCTGGCAACAAGTTACCCAACACTTTAGTACTTAATAATAAGAATGAAGAGCTGTACTTAAGCGATTTTATTAAACGCCCAACAGCGATTTACTTTTGGTCGTTTAGTTTTAAGAAACACTTTTTAGATAGTCACCAAAAGGCTCATGAATTAATGAAGAAATACCCTGAAGTTGATTTTATAGCCATGAATATTGACAAAGGAGAAAACGAATGGATTAATTACTTAAACCAATACCAGTACCCGCTTAAAAACGAGTATCACTTTAAGAATCCAGAACTTTCAAGACAAATGCTTGCTTTAAATTCTATTAACCGTGTTATGCTTTTAAATAAAGATTTAACCATTGTAAATAGTAATACCAATATGTTTTCTAAAGATTTTGAAGAACAGCTTTTAGGTATGATTAATCAATAA
- a CDS encoding ABC-F family ATP-binding cassette domain-containing protein yields the protein MLSVSNLSVQFGKRVLFDEVSTVFNQGNCYGIIGANGAGKSTFLNIIAGKQEPTSGHVHLEPGKRMSVLEQNHNLYDEHTVLETVIIGNKPLFKIKTEIDALYADYTDENAEKIGELQVQFEEMNGWNADSDAAALLSNLGINEEHHYTLMKDLDGKQKVRVLLAQALFGNPDVLIMDEPTNDLDYETISWLEHFIANFDNCVIVVSHDRHFLDAVCTHISDIDFAKINHYSGNYTFWYESSQLAARQHAQQNKKAEEKKKELEEFIRRFSANVAKSKQATSRKKMIDKLNIEDIRRTSRRYPAIIFERDREAGDQILNVENLSASLDGDILFKNINLNLNKGDKVVVYSKDSRATTAFYQILNNKEQADSGSFDWGVTTSQSYLPLDNSAFFDNNLTLVDWLRQWATTEEEREEVFVRGFLGKMIFSGEEALKTSNVLSGGEKVRCMLSRMMMVRANVLMLDEPTNHLDLESITAFNNSLKNFKGTVLFSTHDHEFAQTVANRVIELTPSGIIDRYTTFDEYMSDPKTKEQRNKMYAV from the coding sequence ATGTTATCAGTTTCAAATCTTTCCGTTCAGTTTGGAAAGCGTGTGCTTTTCGATGAAGTAAGTACAGTTTTTAATCAGGGAAATTGCTACGGAATTATTGGTGCTAATGGCGCTGGAAAATCTACCTTTCTTAATATAATTGCGGGTAAGCAAGAACCAACTTCGGGTCACGTTCATTTAGAGCCTGGAAAACGCATGTCGGTTTTAGAGCAAAACCACAACTTATACGACGAGCATACCGTTTTAGAAACCGTTATTATCGGGAACAAGCCACTGTTTAAAATTAAAACAGAAATAGATGCTTTATATGCCGATTATACAGATGAAAATGCTGAAAAAATTGGTGAGCTTCAAGTGCAGTTCGAAGAAATGAATGGTTGGAATGCCGATAGTGATGCTGCGGCATTATTGTCTAACTTAGGGATTAATGAAGAGCATCATTACACCTTAATGAAAGATTTAGATGGAAAGCAAAAGGTACGTGTGTTATTGGCACAAGCACTTTTTGGAAATCCAGATGTCTTAATTATGGATGAGCCTACCAACGACCTGGATTACGAAACTATTAGTTGGTTAGAGCATTTTATTGCAAACTTCGATAACTGTGTAATAGTGGTATCTCACGATAGACACTTTTTAGATGCCGTGTGTACACATATCTCTGATATCGATTTCGCTAAAATTAATCACTACTCAGGAAACTATACATTCTGGTACGAGTCGTCTCAATTAGCAGCAAGACAACATGCACAGCAAAACAAAAAAGCTGAAGAGAAGAAAAAAGAATTAGAAGAGTTTATCCGTCGTTTCTCTGCTAACGTTGCAAAAAGTAAACAAGCAACTAGTAGAAAGAAAATGATTGATAAATTGAATATAGAGGACATTAGACGTACAAGTAGACGTTATCCTGCTATTATTTTTGAACGCGATAGAGAAGCAGGTGATCAGATTTTGAATGTTGAAAATCTATCGGCTTCACTAGATGGAGATATCTTATTTAAAAACATCAACTTAAACCTTAATAAAGGCGATAAAGTGGTGGTGTATTCTAAAGATTCTAGAGCAACAACTGCATTTTATCAAATACTAAATAATAAAGAACAAGCAGATTCAGGGTCTTTCGATTGGGGTGTTACTACATCACAATCATATTTACCTTTAGATAACAGTGCGTTTTTCGACAATAATTTAACCTTAGTCGATTGGTTACGCCAATGGGCAACAACAGAGGAGGAGCGCGAAGAAGTATTTGTTCGTGGATTCTTAGGAAAGATGATTTTTAGTGGGGAAGAAGCTTTAAAAACATCTAATGTACTATCTGGAGGAGAAAAAGTACGTTGTATGTTAAGCCGAATGATGATGGTTAGAGCTAACGTATTAATGTTAGACGAACCAACTAACCATTTAGACCTAGAAAGTATTACAGCGTTTAACAACTCGTTAAAGAATTTTAAAGGAACAGTATTGTTCTCTACTCATGATCACGAATTTGCGCAAACTGTTGCAAACCGTGTAATTGAATTAACACCTAGCGGAATTATTGATCGTTATACAACGTTCGATGAATATATGTCTGATCCAAAAACAAAAGAACAGCGTAACAAAATGTACGCTGTCTAA
- a CDS encoding putative signal transducing protein: MEDSNYIRVFTGSFIISQRIVQDLEAAGINAIVKDESESGRLAGFGSSIQGQQDLYVNKDEQQAAAKIIEATASELDA, translated from the coding sequence ATGGAAGATTCAAATTATATAAGAGTATTTACAGGAAGTTTTATTATCTCCCAGAGAATTGTTCAAGATCTTGAAGCCGCAGGCATTAATGCTATTGTTAAAGACGAGAGTGAATCTGGAAGATTAGCTGGTTTTGGAAGCTCCATTCAGGGTCAACAAGATTTATACGTTAATAAAGACGAGCAACAAGCAGCTGCTAAAATTATTGAAGCAACAGCCTCGGAATTAGACGCATAA
- a CDS encoding cold-shock protein, with product MNKGTVKFFNDSKGFGFIIEDDTNKEHFVHISGLIDEIREGDAVEFDLQEGKKGLNAVNVKVI from the coding sequence ATGAACAAAGGAACAGTAAAATTCTTTAACGACTCAAAAGGATTTGGATTCATTATTGAAGACGACACAAACAAAGAACATTTCGTACACATCTCTGGATTAATTGACGAAATTCGCGAAGGAGATGCAGTAGAATTCGATTTACAAGAAGGTAAAAAAGGATTAAACGCAGTAAATGTAAAAGTAATCTAA
- a CDS encoding cold-shock protein encodes MKNGTVKFFNESKGFGFITEEGSSNEYFVHVSGLIDSIEEGDSVEFELKEGKKGLNAINVKVI; translated from the coding sequence GTGAAAAACGGAACAGTAAAATTCTTCAATGAATCTAAAGGATTTGGATTTATTACAGAAGAGGGTTCAAGCAATGAATACTTTGTACATGTATCTGGCTTAATTGACAGCATCGAAGAAGGAGATTCAGTTGAATTTGAATTAAAAGAAGGAAAAAAAGGATTAAACGCAATAAATGTAAAAGTAATTTAA
- a CDS encoding S46 family peptidase, translating to MKKLGLLIIAFVIALPSVMANEGMWFLIHIERLNYRDMQKMGLQLTPEEIYSINNQSLKDAIVQFNGGCTASIVSDSGLVLTNHHCGYSAIAELSTAEQNHLKNGYWAASLEEEMKPESLYVRFFVRMDDVSKRILSLVNDEMTEKEREAIINKEIAKIEAENNEGGKYTVSVRSFYQGNEYYYFVYEDYNDVRLVGTPPESVGKFGGDTDNWEWPRHTGDFSLFRVYANDNGEPAEYSKTNVPLKAKYHLPVNINGVKENDFAMILGYPGRTNRWMPASGVEQNVKYAYPAWVESSKLGMDVFKKYMDQSEEVNLMYASKYAGVANYWKNRQGMIDALTAHKTVETKRKTEKKFDKWANKKKNKSKYGDVIENINTYYDLTNKKAKQGNYLVGLLRTSKFAALPYSLGKNLEYYASQNEAKRQELLPKLQASIDNSYKDFYLPLEKEVFAKQLGLYATKSNYPLPKTVSAVGAKTNNDFTAYINSSFDESMFSSKEKVEAFLKQPDEAQLKNDPLYILSGELLSKYREQPENLVQPENDFEASFRLLVEGLRESGLSEIQYPDANSTLRLSYVKVRALPADPRNDANENNYTTFKGMINKYKPNDPEFDLDQSMLDSYEKKDFGRYANEYGQLPVNFLTDNDITGGNSGSPVVNGNGELIGLAFDGNIEAMAGDVIFDSDLQRTINVDIRYVLWLIDKYSNAKHIVDELTIINK from the coding sequence ATGAAGAAACTTGGACTTTTAATTATTGCATTCGTTATCGCTTTACCATCGGTAATGGCGAATGAAGGGATGTGGTTTTTAATACATATAGAGCGCTTAAATTATCGCGATATGCAAAAAATGGGGTTGCAATTAACTCCTGAAGAAATTTACAGTATAAACAATCAGAGTTTAAAAGATGCTATCGTACAGTTTAATGGCGGGTGTACAGCGAGTATTGTTTCTGATAGTGGTTTGGTTTTAACAAATCATCATTGTGGATATAGTGCCATTGCAGAATTATCTACAGCAGAACAAAATCATTTAAAAAACGGATATTGGGCAGCTTCTTTAGAGGAGGAGATGAAACCTGAAAGTTTATATGTGCGTTTCTTTGTACGTATGGACGATGTGTCTAAACGTATTCTTTCATTAGTTAATGATGAGATGACTGAAAAGGAACGAGAAGCTATAATAAATAAAGAAATAGCTAAAATTGAAGCAGAAAATAATGAAGGCGGAAAATATACCGTTTCGGTACGTTCTTTTTATCAAGGTAATGAGTATTATTACTTTGTTTACGAAGACTATAACGATGTTCGACTTGTAGGAACACCTCCAGAAAGTGTAGGTAAATTTGGTGGAGATACAGACAATTGGGAATGGCCAAGACATACTGGTGATTTTTCATTATTTAGAGTGTATGCTAACGATAATGGAGAGCCTGCAGAGTATTCTAAAACAAATGTGCCTTTAAAAGCTAAATACCACTTACCTGTAAATATAAACGGTGTTAAAGAAAACGACTTTGCCATGATTCTTGGTTATCCAGGTCGAACAAACCGTTGGATGCCTGCATCTGGTGTAGAACAAAACGTAAAGTATGCATATCCTGCATGGGTAGAAAGCTCTAAATTGGGTATGGATGTGTTTAAAAAATATATGGACCAAAGTGAAGAGGTAAATTTAATGTATGCCTCTAAATACGCTGGTGTTGCCAATTATTGGAAAAACCGTCAAGGTATGATTGATGCTTTAACGGCTCATAAAACTGTAGAAACAAAACGTAAAACAGAGAAGAAATTTGATAAATGGGCTAATAAGAAGAAAAATAAATCTAAGTACGGAGATGTTATAGAAAACATTAATACGTATTACGATTTAACAAATAAAAAAGCAAAGCAAGGAAATTATTTGGTTGGGCTACTGCGTACGAGTAAATTTGCGGCTTTACCATATAGTTTAGGGAAGAACTTAGAGTATTATGCTTCTCAAAATGAAGCTAAGCGTCAAGAGTTATTGCCTAAACTTCAAGCTTCAATCGATAATTCTTATAAGGATTTCTATTTGCCGTTAGAAAAAGAAGTCTTTGCTAAACAATTAGGGTTGTATGCTACAAAATCAAATTATCCACTTCCTAAAACGGTTTCAGCAGTAGGAGCTAAGACTAATAATGATTTTACAGCTTATATTAATTCTAGTTTCGATGAGAGTATGTTTTCTTCAAAAGAAAAAGTAGAAGCATTCTTAAAACAACCAGATGAAGCGCAGTTAAAGAATGATCCACTTTATATTTTATCTGGTGAATTATTAAGTAAATACAGAGAGCAGCCAGAAAATTTAGTACAGCCAGAAAATGATTTTGAAGCATCTTTTAGATTATTAGTAGAAGGTTTACGTGAATCTGGTTTAAGCGAAATACAATATCCAGATGCAAACTCTACGTTACGTTTGTCTTACGTAAAGGTGAGAGCTTTACCTGCAGATCCAAGAAACGATGCTAATGAAAATAATTATACTACGTTTAAAGGTATGATTAATAAATATAAACCAAACGACCCTGAATTCGATTTAGACCAAAGTATGCTTGATAGTTACGAAAAGAAAGATTTTGGACGTTATGCTAACGAATACGGACAGCTTCCTGTAAACTTTTTAACTGATAACGATATCACTGGAGGAAATTCAGGTTCGCCAGTAGTTAATGGAAATGGTGAATTAATTGGTTTAGCGTTCGATGGAAATATTGAAGCTATGGCAGGTGATGTTATATTCGATTCAGATTTACAACGCACCATAAATGTTGACATTAGATATGTGTTATGGTTAATTGATAAATACTCTAATGCAAAACATATTGTAGATGAGTTAACTATTATCAATAAATAG
- the pheT gene encoding phenylalanine--tRNA ligase subunit beta, which translates to MKISYNWLKQFIKTDWSAEQTGELLTDLGLEVEGIDSFQSVKGGLEGIVVGEVLTCIQHPNADRLKITTVNIGAEAPVQIVCGAPNVDAGQKVPVATIGTTLYTETGEAWTIKKGKIRGEESFGMICAEDELGLGKSHDGIMVLDADLKVGTAVADIFDVENDLVFEIGLTPNRADAMSHYGTARDLRAGLLQKEIHAELITPSVSAFHVNNRTFRVDVDVQNKELAPRYCGVSISGIKVEESPEWLKNRLKAIGLTPKNNVVDATNYVLHDLGQPLHAFDFNKISGQKVIVKTVEAGTKFTTLDGIERTLHEDDLMICDAEKPMCIAGVFGGEQSGVTENTTNIFLESAYFNPVSVRKTAKRYGLNTDASFRFERGIDPNLCEYALKRAALLIIEVAGGEISSDIEDSYSNKIEDFQVRLSFDNAKRLIGEEIPKDVIKRILMSLDIKINNVTETGLGLTIPAYRNDVQREADVIEEILRVYGYNNVKTTEKLNASISNSSRFEDHKVQNTIGNQLAAQGFYEIMANSLTSPDYVNLSEQLKAEHNISMLNPLSNDLSALRQSLLFSGLEAVSHNINRRRPNLKFFEFGKTYHQYSENREEYKHLSLFVTGNKSSETWNSAPQKGDFFFMKGIINTVLERLGLTRYRTSPISNDIFAEGLQLGLGKTKLVEFGLVKSSILKHFDISQEVLFADFNWDAIIDLVKHNKTKYSEIAKHPEVRRDFALLLDDQVTFEEIYTIAKQTEKQLLKEVNLFDVYQGKNLPNGKKSYAVSFILQDEQKTLTDKQIDKIMSKLQSSFENKLGAELR; encoded by the coding sequence ATGAAGATTTCATACAATTGGTTAAAACAATTTATTAAAACTGACTGGTCTGCAGAGCAAACCGGAGAACTTTTAACCGACCTTGGCCTAGAGGTTGAAGGCATAGACTCGTTTCAATCTGTAAAAGGAGGCCTAGAAGGCATTGTTGTAGGTGAAGTATTAACTTGCATACAGCACCCGAATGCTGATAGATTAAAAATTACAACCGTAAATATTGGCGCAGAAGCTCCTGTACAAATTGTATGTGGTGCACCAAATGTAGATGCTGGACAAAAAGTTCCTGTTGCTACTATTGGCACGACTTTATATACTGAAACCGGTGAAGCTTGGACCATTAAAAAAGGTAAAATTAGAGGCGAAGAAAGTTTTGGAATGATTTGCGCCGAAGATGAACTTGGTCTTGGGAAGTCTCATGATGGTATTATGGTTTTAGATGCCGATTTAAAAGTAGGAACAGCTGTAGCAGATATATTTGATGTTGAAAATGATTTGGTTTTCGAAATTGGATTAACACCAAACCGTGCCGATGCCATGAGTCATTATGGTACAGCACGTGATTTAAGAGCCGGTTTGTTACAAAAAGAAATTCACGCCGAGCTTATTACACCTTCTGTTAGCGCGTTTCATGTGAATAACAGAACATTTCGTGTAGATGTCGATGTACAAAATAAAGAATTAGCGCCACGTTACTGTGGCGTTAGTATTTCTGGAATTAAAGTTGAAGAATCTCCAGAATGGTTAAAAAACCGACTTAAAGCGATTGGTTTAACGCCTAAAAATAATGTTGTAGATGCTACAAACTATGTGCTTCACGATTTAGGACAACCGCTTCACGCTTTCGATTTTAATAAAATTTCTGGTCAGAAAGTGATTGTAAAAACGGTTGAAGCTGGAACGAAATTTACTACTTTAGACGGTATAGAGCGTACCCTACACGAAGATGATTTAATGATTTGTGACGCCGAAAAACCAATGTGCATTGCTGGAGTTTTTGGTGGCGAGCAATCTGGAGTTACAGAAAACACTACTAATATTTTCTTAGAAAGTGCTTACTTTAATCCGGTTAGTGTTAGAAAAACCGCTAAACGTTATGGTTTAAATACAGATGCTTCTTTTAGATTTGAGAGAGGAATAGACCCTAATTTATGCGAGTACGCTTTAAAACGTGCAGCATTACTTATAATTGAAGTTGCAGGTGGTGAAATTTCAAGTGATATTGAAGATTCATACAGCAATAAAATAGAAGATTTCCAAGTTCGTTTAAGTTTTGACAATGCAAAACGTCTTATTGGTGAAGAAATCCCTAAAGATGTTATTAAACGCATTTTAATGTCTTTAGATATCAAGATTAACAATGTTACAGAAACTGGCTTAGGACTTACTATTCCGGCTTACAGAAATGACGTACAACGTGAAGCTGATGTTATTGAAGAAATATTACGTGTTTACGGTTACAACAATGTAAAAACGACTGAAAAATTAAATGCATCTATTTCTAATTCGTCTCGTTTTGAAGATCATAAAGTTCAGAACACCATAGGAAACCAATTGGCTGCACAAGGTTTTTACGAGATCATGGCCAACTCTTTAACATCGCCAGATTATGTTAACTTGAGCGAGCAGTTAAAAGCTGAGCATAACATAAGCATGTTAAACCCTTTAAGTAACGATTTATCTGCATTAAGACAGTCGTTATTGTTTTCAGGTCTAGAAGCTGTATCTCATAACATAAACAGAAGACGTCCGAATTTAAAATTCTTTGAATTTGGAAAAACATATCACCAGTATAGCGAAAACCGTGAAGAATATAAACATTTATCATTGTTTGTAACAGGAAATAAATCTTCTGAAACCTGGAATTCAGCGCCTCAAAAAGGAGATTTCTTCTTTATGAAAGGTATCATCAACACCGTTTTAGAACGTTTAGGTTTAACCAGATATAGAACATCTCCTATTTCTAATGATATTTTTGCTGAAGGCTTACAATTAGGTCTGGGTAAAACAAAATTAGTGGAGTTTGGTTTAGTTAAATCTAGTATTTTAAAACATTTTGATATCTCTCAAGAAGTTTTATTCGCCGATTTTAATTGGGATGCTATTATTGATTTAGTAAAACACAATAAAACGAAATACTCCGAGATTGCTAAGCACCCAGAAGTACGTCGTGATTTTGCTTTACTTCTAGACGATCAAGTAACTTTTGAAGAGATTTATACGATTGCAAAACAAACGGAAAAGCAACTTTTAAAAGAGGTAAACTTGTTTGATGTATACCAAGGTAAAAACTTACCTAACGGCAAAAAGAGCTACGCAGTGAGCTTTATTTTACAAGACGAACAAAAGACTCTTACCGATAAACAAATCGATAAGATCATGTCTAAACTACAATCTAGTTTCGAAAACAAATTAGGTGCTGAGTTAAGATAA
- a CDS encoding peroxiredoxin family protein, translating into MRYFLLLSVAICLFNCKQPESEKLEEGMWRATIEAQDSEVLPFNFEVVNDSTLTVFNAEEEIKVDEISFKNDSVIIKLPVFEGYLKAKLTAGKSLNGFFIIDELKRAVPFKAEYGVSHRFETSKKAEVNVDGIWETTFSPDSPDDKYKAKGIFKQDGDRVTGTFRTTTGDYRFLEGSVEGNTMKLSAFDGAHAFLFTADVNDSTMTGTFYSGNHFKESFKAKRNGMFELADADSLTFLKPGYDALAFTFSDASGNMVSLSDAQFKNKVVVVQLMGTWCPNCLDESKYFVEYLKANNSDDIAFIGLAFEYAKTKEKAFENIQRLKSRLGITYPILLAQYGSTNKKSAQEKLPMLNHVLSYPTAIYIDKKGKVRKIHTGFNGPATGDLYDDYKSDFKSFIDKLLNE; encoded by the coding sequence ATGCGTTATTTTTTATTGCTAAGTGTTGCAATATGTCTATTTAATTGTAAACAACCTGAATCTGAAAAACTTGAAGAAGGCATGTGGAGGGCGACAATTGAAGCTCAAGATTCTGAGGTTTTACCTTTTAATTTTGAGGTGGTTAACGATAGTACGCTTACCGTGTTTAATGCCGAAGAAGAAATTAAAGTAGACGAGATTTCTTTTAAAAACGATAGTGTAATTATAAAACTACCAGTGTTTGAAGGGTATTTAAAAGCGAAACTCACAGCGGGAAAATCGTTAAACGGATTCTTTATTATAGATGAATTAAAGCGTGCTGTGCCATTTAAAGCTGAATATGGCGTATCTCATAGATTTGAAACCAGCAAAAAAGCCGAGGTAAACGTCGACGGTATTTGGGAAACAACCTTTTCTCCAGACAGCCCTGATGATAAATATAAAGCCAAAGGTATATTTAAGCAGGATGGCGATAGAGTTACGGGAACATTTAGAACGACTACCGGAGATTATCGTTTTTTAGAAGGTAGTGTTGAAGGCAATACCATGAAGCTATCTGCTTTCGACGGTGCTCATGCGTTCTTGTTTACGGCAGATGTGAACGATAGTACAATGACTGGAACGTTTTATTCGGGGAATCATTTTAAAGAGTCGTTTAAGGCTAAACGTAATGGTATGTTTGAATTAGCCGACGCCGATTCTTTAACCTTTTTAAAGCCAGGATACGATGCTTTAGCATTTACTTTCTCTGATGCTTCTGGAAATATGGTGTCTTTGTCTGATGCGCAATTTAAAAATAAAGTGGTTGTGGTGCAGTTAATGGGGACGTGGTGTCCAAATTGTTTAGACGAAAGTAAATATTTTGTAGAGTATTTAAAAGCTAATAACTCTGATGATATTGCGTTTATAGGACTTGCATTTGAATATGCCAAAACGAAAGAAAAAGCCTTTGAAAACATCCAACGTTTAAAATCGAGATTAGGTATTACATATCCTATTTTATTGGCACAATATGGGTCTACAAATAAAAAATCGGCTCAAGAAAAACTCCCTATGTTGAATCATGTGTTGTCTTATCCAACGGCGATTTATATCGATAAAAAAGGAAAGGTTAGAAAAATACATACTGGGTTTAATGGACCTGCTACAGGAGATTTATATGATGATTATAAGTCTGACTTTAAATCGTTTATAGATAAATTACTAAACGAATAG